ATTTGAAATCCAAGAGATTAAAAACTGTTAAAAAGTGCCTTTAAATCATTTAAACAATGTTTTTTGAAATAATCTAGAAAAAAATAAGTGCTGGACGTTGAATTCCAGCACTTAAAATTTTTTTTAAAAAATATTTTAATAATTAATAGAATTGAAATCCATATACTGATATCGGTTCCCTTAACTACCTTAAAGCAGGAATTAAAGGGAAACGACTTATTGAGTTTTAAATTGACTTAATGAACAGGAAAGATGTTTTTCCGTTAGGATTTTCCTAATCTATTTGATTCCATAAAGTTCTTTGCCAATGGCCTCGTATTTATCACCGCTTTTCCATACAGGTCTTTCATTCCAATTGGCGATATTTTCAGCAGCAAGAACATAGGATTTCCAATACAATAAAACATAATCCAAATCAAAATTATCCACTTGATCGGATGGTTGATGGTAATGTCTGGTGATATTTTCATCAAATGCGGTAAAACCCATACTATATGTAGGAGCAGGAATCCCTTTCCTGGCAAAGCTGACATTGTCAGACCTGTCATAAAGGTTTTGTTCCGGTGCAGGGTCTGCAATGGCTTTGAGTCCAAACTCTGCTGCGGCCTTTTCCAGAAGGGGATCTACACTGGTTCTTCCCAATCCTATAACTGTTACCAAAGAAGTATCATTATATCCGCCATTATCGATATTGAGGTTGTAAATGATTTGCTTTAGTGGAATTAATGGATTTTCAGCAAAATAGGCTGAACCCAATAAACCCTTTTCCTCAGCTGTCCAAGCACAAAGCAAGATGGAACGCTTAGGAGGGTTTTTGGCAAAATGCCTGGCTGCATTTATAACTGCCACAGTTCCTCCTGCATTATCTCTGGCTCCATTATATATAGAGTCTCCTTCAGCATTAGGGGTGCCAACACCCACATGGTCATAATGTGCCGAAAGCATGACATACTCATTTTTCAGCTTTGGGTCTGTTCCTTCAATAAAAGCCACTACATTTTTTCCTGTAACGCTTCGGTTTATTTTACCCTCAACAATTATATTGGCATTTTTAATCTCCCCGTTTCCAATAACATTAATATGTTCGTTATTCAGATCTCGTAACCATATATATGGTAGGCTTTCCTTTCCTTCTGTATTATCAACGGTAAGCTGGGTTCTGTTAAGGAAATTAGCAACTAGATTCCAAGGTACTGTTGGTACATTGTACATCTCAATCAGGGCCACAGCACCTTTTGATTGGGCTAATTTTATTTTTTCTCTTCCAGAACTGAAAAGGTCTGCCGGGCTCAATCTGTTTGGGGCTCCAACATTGGTGACAACTACCTTACCTTTCACATCTTTATCTTTGTAATCCTCCTCCAATCCATATCCAACAACAACCAATTCAAAATTACCTGCGAATGAAGGACCATCAAGAACCAAAAGATTGTCGCCTTGAGTGAATGTATTGTTGCCCAAAGAGACCTTCCCCACTGTTGGAGGGCCGGAGATTCTAAATGGAATATCCTGGTAATAGCCATTGGCACCAGGGATCTCTTTTGCGCCATATTTCCAAAATTGTTCAGCGATATATCTGGCTGCCAAATCTATTTCAGGACGGATGGGATCTCTACCCTTCATTTCATCAGATGCTAGATACCTAAAATGGGAAATGGACTCTCTATCATTGAAATTTGCTTCAATTGACTTTTTGCCATTTTGAGCAGAAACTGATAGGGTAACAAAAGCTGCCAATAGGCAAAGAATTGTTTTTTTATTCTTCATAGTTTTGGTGGTATAATTATCTCAATAATAAAGTAAAATTTAACCCATTCAAAAAAAATAACAATCTTTAAGAATAGAGGAGGACAATCAATAATATACTTTAATAAGAAAAAGATTCTTTTTGTAGCTGAATGGCTGAATTATTTAGTATCCCTCGGGCCTCAAGCAATTTTGAAATCAAATTGACCAAAAATGAATTCTAGCCTTAGGATTTCCAAAAAAGATTAAGGTCAAATTATTGGCCATGTTTACTTATGTTGAAAAAAAAAGCAGCAATTCCTAAACTGAAATGCTGCTCAAATTATTTTTTTTCAAATTTTCTAATCTTCCTCTTCCTCCATAGCACGGTAGGCCAAAATTCCGCCAAGAAGGTTTCTTACTTTATTGAACCCTTGGGTTTCCATAAATTTCTTGGCATTTCCACTTCTTGCACCAGATCGACATTGGAGTACAATTTCCTTATTTTTAAATTTCATAAAGTCATCGAGTTGATGGGGCAATTGTCCCAAAGGAATATTTAAGGCTCCCAAGTTATCTTCTTCATATTCCCATTCCTCGCGGACATCTATGAAAACAAAATCTTCTTTGTTTTCAATTTTTTCTCTAAGTTCTGAAACAGTTATATCTTCCATATATTATTTAACTAAGATTCGAATTGATTTTTGATCTTTTTGATTGAATGTTTTAATCAAGTATACTCCTTTTTGGAGGCCCCCAAAATTAATACTTTTTCCGTTATCAGTTTCCTCCATAGGCAAACTTAAATTTCTTCCCAAAGGGTCAATAATAATTATATTCTCAAAGGCCCCTTCGATATACAATTTATCAGAAACGGGGTTAGGATAAACATTCAAATGCAATTGTGATTCGGATTCACTTTCAAAAGGAGCCGTCGGCGATACATGGGGTCTCATCATCAAAGAACCCTCAACGGTTTCGTTTTGCTGCCAAACACCCGAAACATTATAAAATATTTCTTCTCCATTATTGAATGTCTTATCCAGTCCCACAAATAAAAATTCTCTGATAAACTGGGAAAACCCAATATAAAAAGTGCCGTTCACAGGGATGTTTTGATCTATCTCAAAAAATGAAAACTCATTCAGTGTACTTTTTTCAGGAATAAAAACCTCTTTTACAAAAATCGGTTCTTCCTCTAGGTCATTCCATACCATTAGATCAATGACACTTCCAATTTGCAGAAAATTGGTGAAATTAATACTGATACCGGTGAGAAAAGCAGATTCTACCAGTTCATATCTTGTTGCCAACATACCGGAGCGCTGATTGATTCCTGCGGAGTAATCCACGCTTCCGTCATCATAGGCGAAAAAATCCCGAATAGGTAAGACAGTCCTGACAGTATCGTTTATTCTGAAATCTACCTCATTGTAAATGATATCTTCTCCATTTTCATTTATGGTCAAGAAGTCATCACCCGTTACCAAATAACTTACAAGTTCATAATCAGATTCTTCATCAGGAATGGGTATTTCAGAAAAAGGATTACTGGAAAAACTCCGTCTTTCCTGAGCAATCGGAACAGGGTTAAAGGGAGTATTGCTATTAATTGCTTTAATGATATTCTGACTGGTTTTATCCCTCAACTGAAATGAATATTCCATTGCCCTGAAGTTGCTGCTTAAATTTTTGAACTCATTTTGAGTGTTATTCCAAAGATCTTCCGGGAACTTTTCAAGAATGAACAAGGGTACAGCTGTATATTTTCCAAGGGGTCTTTCATTTAGCTTGGTCAGGGCCCTGTCTTCGAAGTTTAAATCCGAAATATTTCTATTCTTGTTCAAAAAGACGTAATCCAATATCCAACTATCAAATGGGCCTGATCTCCTTCCGCCGATCTGAAACCTAAACTGAAAAGCATCATGATGGAATTGTTGTTCGACTTGAATTATTTCCTGAGTAAAGAAAAATTGTTCGGCTGTTAGTCCTCCTGATTTTTCCCAAACGGTAATCCAAAGACCATTGGGATCAAGAAATTGGAGACTCAATTCATCATTTGTATCAGGAAGTTCCCCTTTTCCGCCCACCTGCCAAAAGAAACTGATATAAACAGTTTCTGATTCAATAGGAGGGATATTGGATAAATCTATCGGTTGGGAGGTAATTCTGTCAGTGAATCCTTGCTCAAACTGAACATTTGAATAAGGCATCCCTCTTTCGTCTACGCCATCAAGAAGTAAAACTCCCAAAGATGGGGCGGAATTTCCAATTGTATTTGATTGTGTGGCCCCTTCACTGATCCATTTAGTCGAATCCAGACCGATTTTTGAAAAATCATCCCAAAAAGGAAGAAGTAGGGGGTTTTCCAATTTTCTCATTGAGTAAGAAGTCAAATTTGATTCCTTACTTTTCCAATCCGGTGTCGGTAATTGGGAAAATTGTGCGTATCCTATTCCATGTACTGAGATCAATACAATAAGCAAACTTAGCCTAATTATGGAATTACGGGAATTCATCTATTAATCATTTAGTCTTCTATTGATTTCGGAAATCCACAAATCAATTGGTTCACCTGTTTTGACAGTTGCTCCGGCGGGAGGAATTTGTTTTACGATTGTTCCTTCAGGAACAGTATCCGTTTCCACATAATTGATATTTCCCATTCTAAGTCCTGAACCTATGATCAAAAACTCCGCATCGATATTATCCAAACCTATGATATTGGGAACTTCCAGAATCTGATTACCCAATCCATCACCTACGACAAGATCAATCTGAGAGCCTTTCGGAACCTCAAATCCTTCCGGAATATTTCTTCCTCTGTATTTTTGTTCCAAAACCACATTGATTCCTATATCGGGCACATAAATAATCTCACCCCTTATCAAGCCTATGTTCCCGAGAATTTCCTGGGCATTTTTCAAGAGACTGTTTACAAGGTTAGGCATTTTTATTAAAGGCGCATTTTTAGAATTCAATGTGACATAAATTTTTCTGCCACTTTTGACTGTACTTCCGGGATTTGGGATCTGCTTTAAAACAGTGAGAGGCTTAAGCTCTGCATTGAATCCACTATCCAAGGTAACTTCAAAATTCAAGTCTCTTGCTGATAAGTACGATTGAAGTTCACTGTATTCAAATCCTTCCAAGTCAGGAACAGTAACAGATTGTCCATGATTTGTATATGAAGGAAGATAAATTTTCAGAAATAAGACTGTTAATAAAAACACAATACCTATTATCAGTGCAATATGTACGGTGATTTTTTTCAATGATGTCTTAAAATTCCCCATGGAGTGATTGTCTTAAGTAAACTAACGTATAAAGGTAAAATTATATTTGTTTTTTGAAGAACAAAATTCATGATTTGGGATTAATAAAAAAACAGCCTAAAGGTGATTTTCAAGCCACCAATGAGGCTGTTCCATAAATTTCCCGGGATTGTTATTTCCTAATTGATGAATAATTTTTTTGTAGCAGTTATTGTGCTGCTTGTTATTTTTACAATAAACAGACCCTTTGAAAACTGTTGGGTTGTAAAGGTATAGGTTTGGTTTAAAGTATTGGGATAATTCACATCATGTACAAGTGCTCCGGTAGAAGAATATATCTGAATATTCACATTCTCATAGGATTCTAGATTGAACACCAGGTTAAAGAAATCATTTGCTGGATTTGGGTATAAAACTGTATTTCCCAAACCTGGATCCACAGGTTCTGCATTTGCTGAAAGAAACAGTTCTATATTGTCCAAATATATGGGGCCATTATTCTCATCTCCATTTTCTATTACAAATGCCAACCTTGTTTGGGTTCTGTTAGGTCCTGCAAAATCTGTTAGGTTAACAAAGTCGCGAACATATTCAGATCTGTTGTTAGGATTGGCTTCAGCGGCCTGAACAGTAGTAATTTCGGCACCTGTTTTTCTGAAGACTTCTGTATAGGAGACCCCGGCATTACTACTCGCATAAACTTTCAATACAGTATTGGGACTAAGAACACCTGCGGCCCTATCAAAAAACACACTGGCCTGCCTGCTTTTGTTTAATGCAAATATTGGAGTTCCCAGCCAATAACTATTGTTTCTGAGAGTCGTCTCCAATTTTATAACACCGGATCCCACATTGCCGGTTTGAAGGGATTCAATAAACCATGCTTCGGAATTTTCTTCTGGATTGATACTTATCCATGGACTAAGTGAAGAAGAATCGTCAAACTTATTTCTCCAAGGAGATCTATCGAGTTCTGCATCCAGATAAACATACCTGACCAGGTTAATAACTCCTCTGGGATTTTGATCAAAACTGGGATAAGTTAAAGTATAATCCAATTTATTTAATCCCAAATTAGTTGATTTAGGCAAAGAAATATTTGTTGTTTCCCCTGGTAACAAATCAGTTCCTCTTGCAATAAAATTTTGGGAGGATCCATTTCTGATTCGATTGAATATAAAACCTGAAATGGGCAGATTACCGGTATTTGTCATGGAAATATTTTCACTTTCATGAGCATTATTGGCAATGGGAGAGGGGGTAACCAATTCCGAAATCACAACACTGTATAGGAATTTCTCTTCACTTAAAATTTCAATATCCTTGAGATAAACATTGTTTCCGAAACCGTTAACAGCAACAAAAGCAATTCTGACATTGGATTGTCCGGCGTATGCGCTCAGGTTTACAACTTCTCTTCTAAACTGAGATTGTGAATTAGGAATAAATTCATCCGCAATCGGAGGGGAAGTTTGAAGAAAATCAACATCTTTATCATAGGGGGCACTTACCAAATCAAAGGTGTTTCCACAATCAGTCGAAACTGCGATCAACAAAAAGTCACCAAATCCTTCGGCATTATATGGGCCATAGGATAGGTTAAAGGTAAGTTGTGGATTACTTATATCGGTTAAATCAAATTGTGGAGAAATCAGGTAATCCTGTTCTCCAGGTGCTTCGTATTCAAAATTCCGTATAAACAAAGCCTTTTGTCTTGATCCATCAATCGTCAATTCTGTTTCTTCCCAAGTAAAGCTTTCATCTGGATTTTGTATTTCCCAAATTTGATCAAACTGATTAAAATCAAATGTATATGGCAAGACTACTGATGGCTGTATAACTGGAGTCGAAGAAAAGGTATTGTTATTTGGATTTGGGTCCATTTCACCATTAACCAGAACAATTTCGGCTTCAAAATTATTTCCAATCGGATTTAAAGTTATCGGGTCAAACAAAACAATTTCAGACTCGCCACTATTTATATCAATAGAAAATGTTCTTGATTGAAGTAAAGTCCCGTTGTTTTTTATTTCCATTGAAACAGAAGTAACTCTATTGCTTCCAAAATTCAATATTTCAAATTGAGGAATAACATTCAGATCACATATGAAATTCTGAGGATTCAAGGTTCTCTCTATACCAAGGTCATTGGGACTTAAAACAGGTACAAAAGTCGCTCTTCCGTTAACCAAAGATGCCCTTCTAGGACTTTCTTCCAATACCACGTCCATTCTTTCTACCTGTCCTAAGGTGAAAATATTCATACATGCATCAGCTGTATAATCCATGTAATTCTCGTTCATATCCTTTGAATCACATGTAAATCTTGGATTATTGATTCGACATACGGTGTTAGAACCGTTCTGAAGGGGGGTATCGGCTACAAAATCATCTACTTCACAACCACCGTCACCCCATATATGTCTCAATCCAAAAAAATGTCCGGCTTCATGGGTTGCTGTCCTTCCTTTTGATCCGGAAACTGCATTTCCGCCTTCTCCAAAATATCGATAATCAACCCAAATCCCATCTATTTCTCTAGGCCATGGATTATTTGACCATCCCGGTAAGCTTGAAACAGGAGGGGAGGCTATTCCCAAAAAGGGTGAGGTAAATGGCAAAACCCAAATATTAAAATATTCTTCCGGTGGCCAAAAAGATATTGAACCTACCTGCAGGAGGTCATTCGGGCTGTAACTGGTTTTAGGTCCCACTACTCTGTTGATTCCGTCTGTAGGAAAACCTCTTTGATCTTGTTTGGCAAGAACAAATTCAATATTGGCATCCGCAGCAAATGGAAGGAATTCTTCAGATGTAAGATTTCTATCTGCATTCTGCCTTCGGAAATCTTCATTCATTATCCTGATTTGCGCTTCGATTTGGGATAGGGGGATATTGGCCCCCTGACCTATGCTGGTTCCATTATGAATCACATGAACTACTACCGGAATTAACCTGACTTCGTTCTGTTTTCTCTGAAAAGCCTGAGGACGTTTTCTTTTTTCCTCAAGGCTACTTTTCATCCAGGATTCAAAATATTCTTTACTTCCCCTGATCCCCAATTTCTCCTCCTGCATCTTTTCAAAGATGACAGTTCCACATTTTTCATCATGCTGATGTTGGTAGGTTTTTCCAAAAAAATTCTGGGAATGAGAAAACTGGCCGGCAAAAACAAAAAACAGGAAAAGAAAATATCCAGTTCCTGAAATATAACCTCTATTATTCATTCCTTATTTATTAGGCGATTACTACATTGACTGCTTCAACTTTGGTGATTTCGGGTATTGCTCTTTTTATGGCCTCTTCAACTCCTGCCTTTAAGGTCATGGTGGACATAGGGCAGGAACTACAGGTTCCGGTCAATTCTAACCTTACTACCATGTCTTCGGTTATTTCAACAATCTTTACATTTCCGCCATCAGCTTCCAAATACGGCCTTATACTATCAAGTGCCAATTCTACTTTATCAATCATTGTAGACCCCATTTCTATTTATCAATTAATTTGTACAATTTGAGTTTTATTTTTTTCCGCATTTCTGATAGCAATCTGTCTTGCCACTGATTCAGCCAAAGAGGTATACGCATTTTCAGTAATGCCGGATTTAAAAAAGGCAGGAAAACCACTGTCCCCACTTTCGCGGATACTTTGAACTATTGGTATTTCGCCCAAAAAAGGCACATCAAACCTTTCTGCTAACCTTTTTCCGCCTTCTTTACCAAATAAAAAATATTTACTATCAGGCAATTCTTCCGGGGTAAAGTAAGCCATATTTTCAATAACTCCTAAAACAGGCACATTTATTTGAGGTTGCCTGAACATGGTTAAACCCTTGGTAGCATCTCCCAAGGCTACTTTTTGTGGAGTAGTTACAATTACAACACCTGTTACAGGTACCGTTTGAACCATGGTCAAGTGGATATCGGATGTTCCCGGGGGTAAATCAATCAACAGGTAATCCAACTCACCCCAATCCACATCTCCGATAAATTGTTTTAAAGCAGAACTTGCCATTGGACCTCTCCAGACTACTGCAGAATCCGCGGGAGTTAAAAAACCTATGGACATTAATTTGACTCCATATTGTTCGACCGGAATAATAATATTTTTACCATCTACCTGCTTGATACTTGGTTGCTCTGCCTCAACATTGAACATCATAGGAATGGAGGGGCCAGAAATATCCGCATCTATAAGTCCAACTTTTGCACCCATTTTGGATAATGCCACCGCTAGGTTTGTTGCTGTTGTGGATTTACCTACGCCTCCTTTACCCGAAGCTATCGCAATGATATTCTTTACATTCGTAAGCAAAGGGGTATTGGACCTGCTACTGGTTACATTGGAAGTCATTGTAATATCCAACTCAATGTTTTTTCCAAAATCTTCTTTCAGAACTTCGATGCAATTGTTTTTTATAACCTCTTTCAGCGGACATGCGGGTGTAGTCAAAACGACCTTAAAGCTTATTTCCCTGTCTTTGATCTCAAGATTTTGAATCATCCCAAGTGTGACCAAGTCTTTTTTGAGGTCAGGATCTTCTACTCTGGATAAAGCTTTTAATATATTTTCTTCTGTTAATGTCATTGGTAATTTTTGAATTCCACTGCAAATTAGTTTATAATTATTCTAAATGGAAAAAGATTGTTGTTTAATGATTGATATTTCCGCTATTGTTCAACTTTCTACCGAGGCAAAAAGTTTCAGAATCTATTATACCCAATATTTGCAGGAATACTTTTTATCTTTGGATTCCCAATACTCAAAAAAGTGATCAATAGAAGCACCACCGAGAAAGTCAAAGAAAGAGCAGATATAGAAGATGTAGTCAATGACTACGTGCCACTTAAAAAGAAAGGCCAAAACCTTTGGGCCTGTTGTCCTTTTCATAATGAAAGCACACCATCTTTTTCTGTTTCTCCGGCCAAACAGATTTACAAATGTTTTGGCTGTGGAAAAGCGGGAGATCCCATTCAGTTTGTTATGGATATTGAGGGCATTGGATTCAATGAAGCTATCAGACATTTGGCCCAGAAATACGGAATTGAAATTGAGGAAGAAAAGCAAGAATCCCCTGAGGCTATTCAGGCTTATAATGAGCGGGAAAGTCTATATATTATATTGAATTTTGCCAAGGATTTTTTTCGCAATAATCTCACTACTGAGGAAGGGCGTGCCATTGGTCTCAGTTATTTTAAGGAAAGAGGATTCAACCAATCCATTATTGATAAATTTGATTTGGGATATGCTCTTGACGGTTGGGATAATCTTTTGAAAGCCGGAAAACAAGCCGGACATTCCGAAGAGTTATTGCTAAAGGCCGGGTTGATTTTACAAAAAGAAGGGGATGAAAAGAGGCTTTATGATAGATTTAGGGGCAGGGTTACTTTTACAATCCATAATTTAGGTGGTAAGCCTATCGGATTCGGCGCAAGGATTTTAACCCAGGATAAAAAACAGCCAAAATATATCAATTCTCCGGAAACCGAGGTGTATCATAAAGGTGATACATTATACGGTATTTTTCAGGCAAAAAAATCAATCCGGGAAAAAGACAACTGTTATCTTGTAGAGGGATATACTGACGTAATTTCCATGCATTTGGCAGGAATAGAAAACGTGGTGGCTTCATCCGGAACTTCTCTAACTGAAAATCAGATCAAGCTCATAAAAAGGTTTACAGATAATGTGACCGTTCTCTTCGATGGAGATGCTGCAGGAATCAAAGCCTCTCTTCGTGGAATTGATATGATTTTGGAGGGTGGACTGAATGTTAAAGCTGTAGTTTTTCCTCAGGGCGAAGATCCTGACAGCTATTCCAGAAAGGTAGGCTCAAAAGAATTTTCAGATTATCTGATTGAGAAAGCGCAGGATTTTATAGCATTCAAAATTGGACTGTATGCTGATGAAGCTGGTAAAGACCCTATTAAACAAGCTGATCTTATTAAACAGATAGTCAGTAGCTTATCAAAAATTCCTGATCCTATCATCCGTACAGTTTATGTACGACAATCTGCATCTTTATTGGATATTGATGAGGATATTATTTTAACTGAGCTGAATAAGATTTTCATCAAAGGAGAAAAGGATAAATTTTTTAAGGATCAAAGAGAGAACTCTGTAGAAACAAAAATAGAGGATATTCTACCAACTAAGGAGACTGCTTTGCCGGATAGTTCACTGATTTACATTCAGGAAAGGGAAATGATGCGGCTATTAGTTACTTATGGTTTTGAAATGGTTTCTGAAAAAACATCCGCTTGTGAATATATGTTGCAAGAAACAGCTGAGTTAAGCTTTGAAACTCCGGTGTTTAAAAAGATTCTGCAACTGTACCAAACCGCATTGTCTGGTGGGTTTATGCCTCAGCCTGATTTTTTTATGAGCACTGAAGATCAAGAGGTGAAAAAAGAAATAATTTCCATGATCACACGCAAATATGAGCTTTCCACTCTCTGGGAAAGCAGGCATCAGATTTTTACCTACCATGAAGCAGATGACTTGGCCAAAACCATTTATGACAGTGTTTTACATTTAAAGAAGCGGGTGATTAAAAAGCTGTTGCAGGAAGCAAAGTATAAAATCAAAGAAGCTGAAGATCAAAAACTCGGAATCGAATCTGTCTCCGAAAGGCTGAAGATTTACATGGAATTGAAAAAATTTCAAGTTGAAATAGATAAGCAACTGGGAATAGTCGTTAGTTATTGACCCAAACTTTAATTGGCAAATTCCTGTTTTGTAAACCAAAGGGTTGTAATTTTGGCCATATATAAATGGATTCAGAAATAAATTATGTCAAAAAATATTGATCTTAACACTATAGAAGAAGCTATAGAAGCCATAAAAAACGGTGAAGTAATCATTGTTGTAGATGACGAGGATAGGGAGAATGAAGGCGATTTTGTTTGTGCTGCAGAGAAAGTCACGCCGGAAATAGTGAATTTTATGGCGACTCATGGCAGAGGTTTGATTTGTGCGCCATTGATTGAAGATAGGTGTGATCAATTGGGGCTTCAGTTGATGGTAGGGAATAATACTGCAACTTTTGAAACACCCTTTACAGTTTCGGTTGATTTGATCGGTCATGGCTGTACGACAGGAATTTCTGCAAGTGACAGGGCCAAAACCATCAAAGCTCTGGTAGATGATTCCATTCACCCGGATGAACTGGGTAAACCGGGCCATATTTTTCCCCTAAAAGCAAAACGAGGCGGAGTTTTAAGACGTGCTGGCCACACGGAGGCAGCCATTGATTTTGCAAGGCTAGCGGGATTGTCTCCAGCAGGTGTATTGGTAGAAATCATGAATGAAGACGGTACTATGGCGAGGCTCCCTGACCTTGTGGAAGTAGCCAAAAGATTCGATCTCAAACTGGTTTCAATTAAAGATTTAATTGCTTATAGGTTAAAAAAAGAAAGCCTCATCAAAAGGGAGATTGGGGTTGAGTTACCTACTACTTGGGGTGATTTTGATTTGATAGCATTTCGTCAAACCAATACGGAAGATATTCATTTGGCTTTAATAAAAGGGAAATGGGATATCAATGATGAAGTAATGGTAAGAGTGCATTCTTCTTGTGTTACGGGTGATATATTTGGCAGCTGTAGATGTGACTG
This window of the Aquiflexum balticum DSM 16537 genome carries:
- a CDS encoding bifunctional 3,4-dihydroxy-2-butanone-4-phosphate synthase/GTP cyclohydrolase II; the encoded protein is MSKNIDLNTIEEAIEAIKNGEVIIVVDDEDRENEGDFVCAAEKVTPEIVNFMATHGRGLICAPLIEDRCDQLGLQLMVGNNTATFETPFTVSVDLIGHGCTTGISASDRAKTIKALVDDSIHPDELGKPGHIFPLKAKRGGVLRRAGHTEAAIDFARLAGLSPAGVLVEIMNEDGTMARLPDLVEVAKRFDLKLVSIKDLIAYRLKKESLIKREIGVELPTTWGDFDLIAFRQTNTEDIHLALIKGKWDINDEVMVRVHSSCVTGDIFGSCRCDCGPQLHTAMQMVEKEGRGVVLYMNQEGRGIGLLNKLKAYKLQEQGMDTVQANIALGLPMDKRDYGVGAQILRDLGVSKIRLISNNPTKRVGLLGYGLEIVEQIPIEIAPNPHNEKYLSTKRDKMGHTILKNLK
- the dnaG gene encoding DNA primase, encoding MINRSTTEKVKERADIEDVVNDYVPLKKKGQNLWACCPFHNESTPSFSVSPAKQIYKCFGCGKAGDPIQFVMDIEGIGFNEAIRHLAQKYGIEIEEEKQESPEAIQAYNERESLYIILNFAKDFFRNNLTTEEGRAIGLSYFKERGFNQSIIDKFDLGYALDGWDNLLKAGKQAGHSEELLLKAGLILQKEGDEKRLYDRFRGRVTFTIHNLGGKPIGFGARILTQDKKQPKYINSPETEVYHKGDTLYGIFQAKKSIREKDNCYLVEGYTDVISMHLAGIENVVASSGTSLTENQIKLIKRFTDNVTVLFDGDAAGIKASLRGIDMILEGGLNVKAVVFPQGEDPDSYSRKVGSKEFSDYLIEKAQDFIAFKIGLYADEAGKDPIKQADLIKQIVSSLSKIPDPIIRTVYVRQSASLLDIDEDIILTELNKIFIKGEKDKFFKDQRENSVETKIEDILPTKETALPDSSLIYIQEREMMRLLVTYGFEMVSEKTSACEYMLQETAELSFETPVFKKILQLYQTALSGGFMPQPDFFMSTEDQEVKKEIISMITRKYELSTLWESRHQIFTYHEADDLAKTIYDSVLHLKKRVIKKLLQEAKYKIKEAEDQKLGIESVSERLKIYMELKKFQVEIDKQLGIVVSY